One Chryseobacterium indoltheticum DNA segment encodes these proteins:
- a CDS encoding fibronectin type III domain-containing protein, translating into MNHSYNDKRKYKPYFRPKFKSFGMKMWALTMLVLLGFQSIAVKSQQYPVKLVPVVLPPYSMRLGDYATSTDNKLQLQVLMTDLMEPQHQTGIKFTLEAGLSAVPFAKSNDFIVGMNTFMLYPGSNVTLTNVDLRALFELQNLGGISAVQYGQPLSDGVYQFCFQAYDFYTKNNLSSKTCATVFLTQYDPPMLNLPQNAEKIQAMSPYAGGSGIVFQWMPRQIAPNTKYIFTLKELWDLGQSPISGFLSSPPLWQEETYAPTLYYSLDKTQLIPGKRYAWQVQAKSGNPVLGANPTEDNGIYKNNGLSEIYYFDYVENCTVPTLLMTKNVGRGRVEISWSLGGKPAGLYNVQYRKKDSNTDWVTQQSYQSPAILNGLEDLTEYEYRVGSLCGNMNGNTSGNAYSYSAIQYFTTNANDVDNNYQCGIMPSVDIANKNSLQTMLGVNEVFTAGDFPVTVLSAEGNNGIYTGTGYIIVPYLADTRVKVIFNNIMLNTDKKLIEGVIETTYDPNESAIHYASAGIGETFGDAGVKDVFITFPIGNITYSATPPPGKITITGSDGGGGTGSTTEYPGGKDYTFTDSKGEIWTVDENGIVTKGGTVAKGGASTSTNTDGVTGSGKNATVNQYTAKGVKIEWKENVAGHFAYDTEEKNKLPKDKYPSVKDSENNTVSVPYKATVNKKTELFDAKVSITDPLLKDATIIFKTLSIGKAIEATEISKTDTERNYQLKLIGSFDYAEEEVIAVLMPKDSISKQKVISSFRLVHLSPKTVNVSLVPLDANSQSKLQSQGDQLNQIYNRIGVTFNIKKEPVLDIGGIVSEDTINSEDSDLMITYSPQQQQINAMFKTTYDRYVLFVTNKKSSTGQKGYMRLNGQFGYVYNNAQDKTGAHELGHGVFKLEHPWKAYGTTQSATPLLMDYSNGEELSHLDWKQINDPKLKLYAFQGQSSGEDRNGDGIDLLGNIIVKVKQDATDLLKHLIVGQLDQNKPYVRSGYDVYDISNGTVKEDTRISYTAIARNGAVVYETESGAKFPYSIELSTKGSAVVKALDQSTSCSFKYQTIIWEKPSNKTTAEILTLIAAKLDQSKWKYQELFNKTCNDDIDQFYKNTIGNGGLECLKRSAVRAKDIIKINPTPLGFGLALYTGGLEYGICMTEEDKLNANDAYITKFSYGFVNELFHTIDIEAMASGLTKIAVEKLVKDIKCITDKRGTTLMVTGPNQSQLEYMYECMGIVSPAEVTKYNKLINAAWEWAKKNYSNPYVQGKATFFIASIVIPVVGEAKLLRTEKLLATVEKTEPYYDDFVKLSNDLKGKNVDEAVDILKGNKSALVESLALELKNTYDELITAGLKASEESAVINFHDEAGTLIAEIKNNKFVTKKWVTAYKNDLIKHTDAGYKLIRNKEGILGFDIGFKDGRVLTAEEFNEYYIAIGRNDPYRQGTPIIERSLQKGDKVYVVENLINGKTGKVEPNPGGWGSKNAITTEKELREYLAVLEDWKKAQGIDDALVLREYTVTNPLQVRDGVVGPQMDKFPDGSYKVYYGGEHQYEFIQYLGDANWKNFLQPKTEQGVILKK; encoded by the coding sequence ATGAACCATTCCTACAACGATAAAAGAAAATATAAACCGTACTTCAGACCGAAATTTAAAAGTTTCGGAATGAAAATGTGGGCATTGACAATGCTTGTGCTATTGGGCTTTCAGTCTATCGCTGTAAAATCGCAGCAGTATCCTGTAAAGTTGGTTCCTGTGGTGCTCCCGCCGTATAGCATGCGATTGGGAGATTATGCTACTTCCACCGATAACAAATTACAACTGCAGGTATTGATGACCGACTTGATGGAGCCGCAACATCAAACCGGCATCAAATTTACCTTAGAAGCCGGATTGAGTGCCGTTCCTTTTGCAAAGAGCAATGATTTTATTGTCGGAATGAATACTTTTATGCTCTATCCGGGCAGTAATGTTACGCTGACCAATGTAGATTTAAGAGCTCTATTTGAATTACAGAATTTAGGAGGAATCAGTGCGGTACAATATGGTCAACCTTTATCTGACGGGGTGTATCAATTTTGCTTTCAGGCGTATGATTTTTATACTAAAAATAATCTGTCATCCAAAACCTGTGCAACGGTATTTCTTACGCAGTACGACCCGCCGATGCTTAATCTTCCGCAAAATGCCGAAAAAATACAGGCAATGTCCCCGTATGCAGGAGGAAGCGGAATCGTATTTCAATGGATGCCGAGACAGATCGCTCCCAACACAAAATACATTTTTACACTTAAAGAACTGTGGGATTTAGGACAATCGCCGATTTCAGGATTTTTGTCTTCTCCGCCACTTTGGCAGGAAGAAACCTATGCACCCACATTGTATTACAGTTTGGATAAAACGCAGCTCATTCCCGGTAAAAGATATGCTTGGCAGGTGCAGGCCAAAAGCGGAAACCCCGTTTTGGGAGCCAACCCTACAGAAGATAATGGTATTTATAAAAACAACGGACTTTCTGAAATTTACTATTTTGATTATGTAGAAAACTGTACTGTTCCTACACTTTTGATGACAAAAAATGTAGGCAGAGGAAGAGTGGAAATTAGTTGGAGTCTCGGAGGCAAACCTGCCGGTTTATACAATGTACAATACCGTAAAAAAGACAGCAATACGGACTGGGTTACTCAGCAAAGTTACCAGTCTCCTGCAATTCTCAACGGCTTGGAAGACCTTACGGAATACGAGTACCGTGTAGGTTCTCTTTGTGGGAATATGAACGGAAATACTTCCGGCAATGCCTATTCTTACAGCGCAATACAATATTTTACTACCAATGCCAATGATGTAGATAATAACTACCAATGCGGGATAATGCCTTCAGTTGATATTGCCAATAAAAACTCTCTGCAGACTATGTTGGGTGTCAACGAAGTATTTACTGCGGGAGATTTCCCTGTTACGGTACTTTCTGCAGAAGGCAACAATGGTATTTATACAGGAACGGGATATATTATTGTGCCATATTTGGCTGATACTAGGGTAAAAGTGATTTTCAATAATATTATGCTTAATACCGACAAGAAATTAATTGAAGGTGTTATTGAGACTACATACGACCCAAATGAAAGCGCAATACATTATGCTTCTGCAGGAATAGGAGAAACATTTGGTGATGCTGGCGTAAAAGACGTTTTCATTACTTTCCCAATTGGTAATATTACTTATTCTGCAACACCTCCTCCTGGAAAAATTACCATTACAGGAAGTGATGGAGGCGGTGGAACCGGAAGCACAACCGAATATCCGGGAGGTAAAGACTACACCTTCACAGACTCTAAGGGGGAGATTTGGACAGTGGATGAAAATGGAATTGTAACTAAAGGCGGAACCGTAGCAAAAGGTGGGGCCTCAACCTCTACCAATACAGATGGGGTAACGGGAAGCGGAAAAAATGCTACAGTAAATCAATATACGGCGAAAGGCGTTAAGATAGAATGGAAAGAGAATGTTGCTGGACATTTTGCCTACGATACGGAAGAGAAAAACAAACTGCCAAAAGATAAATATCCGTCGGTAAAAGACTCGGAAAACAATACTGTTTCCGTTCCTTACAAAGCAACGGTTAATAAAAAGACTGAACTCTTTGACGCCAAAGTAAGTATTACCGATCCTTTATTGAAAGATGCGACAATCATCTTCAAAACATTGAGCATCGGTAAAGCGATTGAAGCTACAGAAATCAGTAAAACAGATACGGAAAGAAACTATCAACTGAAATTGATTGGCTCATTTGATTACGCTGAAGAAGAAGTGATTGCGGTATTGATGCCGAAAGACAGCATTTCAAAACAGAAGGTAATCAGCAGTTTCAGATTGGTACACCTAAGCCCGAAAACGGTAAATGTAAGTTTAGTTCCATTGGATGCAAATTCACAATCTAAATTACAATCTCAAGGCGATCAGCTGAACCAGATCTACAATAGGATAGGGGTTACTTTCAATATTAAAAAAGAGCCTGTTTTAGATATCGGCGGTATTGTAAGCGAAGATACCATCAATAGTGAAGATTCTGACCTAATGATTACCTACAGTCCTCAGCAGCAGCAGATCAACGCAATGTTCAAAACGACTTATGACAGGTATGTTCTTTTCGTTACCAACAAAAAATCTTCGACAGGACAAAAAGGATATATGCGCCTAAACGGTCAGTTTGGGTACGTGTACAACAATGCACAAGACAAAACAGGAGCTCACGAACTGGGACATGGTGTGTTTAAACTGGAACATCCTTGGAAAGCTTACGGAACTACGCAAAGTGCAACTCCTCTATTGATGGATTACAGCAATGGCGAAGAGCTTTCTCATTTGGACTGGAAACAGATCAATGATCCGAAGCTTAAATTGTATGCGTTTCAAGGGCAGAGTAGTGGAGAAGATAGAAATGGAGACGGTATAGATTTACTTGGAAATATAATTGTTAAAGTTAAGCAGGATGCTACTGATTTATTAAAGCATTTAATTGTCGGACAATTAGATCAGAATAAACCTTATGTAAGATCTGGATATGACGTTTATGACATCTCAAATGGAACTGTAAAAGAAGATACAAGAATTTCTTATACAGCTATTGCAAGAAACGGAGCTGTAGTTTACGAAACGGAAAGTGGAGCTAAATTCCCATACAGTATAGAATTAAGTACTAAAGGAAGCGCAGTGGTAAAGGCGCTTGATCAATCCACAAGCTGTTCATTCAAATATCAGACTATTATCTGGGAAAAACCATCCAATAAAACTACTGCGGAAATATTAACACTTATTGCTGCAAAACTGGATCAATCTAAATGGAAATATCAGGAACTGTTTAATAAAACATGTAATGATGACATTGACCAGTTTTACAAAAATACAATCGGCAATGGTGGTCTGGAATGTCTTAAAAGATCTGCAGTACGTGCTAAAGATATTATTAAAATTAACCCGACACCTTTAGGTTTTGGTCTTGCACTGTACACGGGGGGACTAGAATATGGTATCTGCATGACAGAGGAAGATAAGCTGAATGCTAATGATGCCTACATTACTAAATTCTCATATGGTTTTGTAAATGAACTTTTCCATACCATAGATATAGAAGCTATGGCAAGTGGACTCACGAAAATTGCTGTAGAGAAACTGGTAAAAGACATCAAATGTATTACAGATAAACGTGGAACAACCTTGATGGTTACAGGACCGAACCAAAGTCAGCTGGAATACATGTATGAATGTATGGGTATTGTGAGTCCTGCCGAAGTTACCAAGTATAATAAATTAATTAATGCTGCATGGGAATGGGCAAAGAAAAACTATTCAAACCCATACGTACAAGGAAAGGCTACTTTCTTTATAGCGAGTATTGTAATTCCTGTGGTGGGAGAAGCAAAACTTCTGAGAACAGAGAAATTATTGGCGACAGTAGAAAAAACAGAACCTTATTATGACGATTTTGTAAAATTATCTAATGATCTGAAAGGTAAAAATGTTGATGAGGCTGTTGATATCCTGAAAGGCAATAAATCTGCATTAGTAGAATCGCTTGCTTTAGAACTTAAAAACACTTACGATGAGCTTATAACTGCTGGTTTAAAAGCAAGTGAAGAAAGCGCAGTTATCAACTTCCATGATGAGGCAGGAACTTTAATAGCTGAAATTAAAAATAATAAATTTGTAACTAAAAAATGGGTTACTGCTTATAAAAATGATCTTATAAAACATACTGATGCTGGATATAAACTTATAAGGAATAAGGAAGGAATTTTAGGCTTTGATATTGGCTTCAAAGATGGTAGGGTACTAACAGCTGAAGAGTTTAATGAGTATTATATTGCAATAGGAAGAAATGATCCTTATCGTCAAGGAACACCTATTATTGAAAGATCTTTACAAAAAGGAGATAAGGTATATGTTGTAGAAAATTTAATTAATGGTAAAACGGGTAAGGTAGAACCTAATCCAGGAGGTTGGGGATCAAAGAATGCTATTACAACTGAAAAAGAATTGAGAGAATACCTTGCTGTTTTAGAGGATTGGAAAAAAGCACAAGGAATTGATGATGCTTTAGTACTAAGAGAGTATACTGTTACAAATCCTTTACAGGTACGTGATGGTGTAGTTGGTCCACAGATGGATAAATTTCCTGATGGCTCATATAAAGTATATTACGGAGGTGAACATCAATATGAGTTTATACAATACCTTGGAGACGCAAATTGGAAAAACTTCTTACAACCTAAAACAGAACAAGGTGTAATTTTAAAAAAATAA